A stretch of Bacillus pseudomycoides DNA encodes these proteins:
- a CDS encoding HTH-type transcriptional regulator Hpr, which translates to MKSGEKDYSVKEAMIFSQRIAQLSKALWKCVEKDWQQWIKPYDLNINEHHILSIAYHLKGASISEIAKFGVMHVSTAFNFSKKLEERGYLVFSKKEDDKRNTYIEITPKGEELLLQLMEEYDPENNSVFNGALALRNFYGKFPENIELIAILRNIYGQDFIDIFEKSLENIEENFTEHDKKLVKK; encoded by the coding sequence ATGAAAAGTGGAGAAAAAGATTATTCGGTCAAAGAAGCAATGATTTTTAGCCAACGCATTGCTCAATTATCAAAAGCATTATGGAAATGTGTAGAGAAAGATTGGCAACAGTGGATTAAACCATACGATTTAAACATTAATGAACATCATATTTTATCCATTGCTTATCATTTAAAAGGGGCCTCTATTTCGGAGATTGCAAAGTTTGGCGTGATGCACGTATCAACGGCATTTAACTTTTCTAAAAAACTTGAAGAGCGCGGCTATCTTGTATTCTCAAAGAAAGAAGATGATAAGCGAAATACGTATATTGAAATTACACCAAAAGGGGAAGAATTGCTGCTACAATTAATGGAGGAGTATGACCCTGAAAATAATTCTGTCTTTAATGGCGCTCTTGCTCTTCGTAATTTCTACGGTAAATTCCCAGAAAATATCGAATTAATCGCGATTTTAAGAAATATCTATGGACAAGATTTTATCGATATTTTTGAGAAATCACTAGAAAATATTGAGGAAAATTTTACGGAACACGATAAAAAATTAGTTAAAAAATAA
- a CDS encoding YtxH domain-containing protein — translation MSKAKSFVTGLICGGAVAGLAVLFSTPSSGKDMRSKLKEKGNDVKKTLSDIAADTKLLKRQIVETASEGKEAFQELKDDMQDTISTWKQDISQNKRHIEKEILDIQKSIEKLQQAVPEKA, via the coding sequence ATGTCAAAAGCTAAATCCTTTGTAACAGGTTTAATTTGCGGCGGCGCTGTCGCTGGGCTAGCCGTTCTGTTTTCCACTCCTTCTTCTGGTAAAGATATGCGAAGTAAACTAAAAGAAAAAGGAAATGATGTAAAAAAGACATTATCAGATATCGCAGCTGATACAAAATTATTAAAACGTCAAATTGTTGAAACAGCTTCAGAAGGTAAAGAAGCGTTTCAAGAATTGAAAGATGATATGCAGGATACGATTTCCACATGGAAACAAGATATTTCACAGAACAAGCGTCATATTGAAAAAGAGATTTTAGATATTCAAAAATCAATTGAAAAATTACAACAGGCAGTTCCAGAAAAAGCATAA
- a CDS encoding HIT family protein — translation MNHTADNCIFCKIIEGQIPCSKVYEDEHVLAFLDISQVTKGHTLVIPKVHKQDIFTLTPEIAAHIFSVVPKISNAIKSEFNPVGFNLLNNNGEKAGQTVFHFHLHLIPRYGENDGFGAFWKSHQNEYTTENLQNIASTIANSVK, via the coding sequence ATGAATCACACAGCGGATAATTGTATTTTTTGTAAAATTATTGAAGGACAAATTCCTTGCTCAAAAGTATATGAAGATGAACATGTACTTGCATTTCTAGATATTAGCCAAGTGACAAAAGGACATACACTCGTTATTCCAAAAGTACATAAACAAGATATTTTTACTTTAACGCCAGAAATTGCAGCACACATTTTTTCTGTCGTTCCGAAAATCTCAAATGCGATTAAATCTGAATTTAATCCAGTCGGCTTTAACCTTCTAAATAACAATGGTGAAAAAGCTGGACAAACTGTATTCCACTTCCACCTTCATTTAATTCCACGCTATGGTGAAAACGATGGTTTTGGTGCCTTTTGGAAATCACACCAAAATGAATATACGACGGAAAATTTACAAAACATCGCAAGTACCATTGCAAATAGTGTAAAATAG
- the ecsA gene encoding ABC transporter ATP-binding protein EcsA: MGQLLCVENVTGGYTKRPVLQDVSFSVNKGELVGLIGLNGAGKSTTIKHIIGLMEPKKGSVTINGKTIREDMTAYRSSFSFIPETPVLYDELTLEEHLKLTAMAYGVDEKQYEERVGQLLKEFRMTNRLKWFPAHFSKGMKQKVMIMSAFLVEPSLYIVDEPFVGLDPLAIQSLLQMMDKMKKSGAGILMSTHILATAERYCDSFIILHQGEVRAKGTLSELQSQFNMPGATLDDIYIALTKEEDYE, from the coding sequence ATGGGACAGTTATTATGTGTGGAAAATGTCACAGGAGGATATACAAAGCGGCCAGTGCTGCAAGATGTTTCATTTTCTGTTAATAAAGGTGAACTTGTTGGCTTAATCGGCTTAAATGGAGCTGGGAAAAGTACGACGATTAAACATATTATCGGGTTAATGGAACCGAAAAAAGGCAGCGTTACAATTAACGGAAAAACAATTCGAGAAGATATGACAGCGTATCGATCTAGTTTTTCATTTATTCCGGAAACACCTGTATTATATGATGAGTTAACATTAGAAGAACATTTAAAGTTAACAGCAATGGCATATGGTGTAGATGAGAAGCAATATGAGGAACGCGTAGGACAATTATTAAAAGAATTTCGAATGACGAATCGTTTAAAATGGTTCCCAGCTCATTTTTCAAAAGGGATGAAGCAAAAAGTAATGATTATGAGTGCGTTTCTTGTTGAACCGTCACTTTATATTGTTGATGAACCTTTCGTTGGACTTGATCCATTAGCGATTCAATCACTACTGCAAATGATGGACAAGATGAAAAAGAGCGGTGCCGGTATTTTAATGAGTACCCATATTTTAGCGACCGCGGAGCGCTATTGTGATTCCTTCATTATTTTACATCAAGGTGAAGTAAGGGCGAAGGGAACGCTATCGGAGTTGCAATCACAATTTAACATGCCAGGTGCGACGCTAGATGATATTTATATTGCGTTAACAAAGGAAGAAGATTATGAATAG
- a CDS encoding ABC transporter permease, which translates to MNSKALWKERFKYFLKEVRTYSKYVFNDHLKFIFVFIIGAGAYYYQQWLQTLTPSFPTALVMAVLLGLVLTAGSIQTLLKEADLVYLLPVEEKLKPYFTKAFLFTFMIQLYVIAIVAAALAPLYFQQMKQTGGAYIWIVAALVLVKAWNLFVAWEKSFLTDQGMQRADWFIRFLCNGLFVYFLVERTSVIYIGVILFVMVVYLAFMYQKVKGKPLNWEYLIAEEGKKMMRLYRIANMFVDVPALKERVSRRKWLDFVLSMIGEKRTYLYLYTRTFLRSGNYFGLYVRLLAIGGVILYFIPFLYGRFIVSIVFLYLIGYQLLSLWKHHRLKLWLDLYPVTVEEKKKDFLKLLSAILCIGSSVFTIIFAVATKDIIMTCILLAASIVFSIAFVYQYGAKRIERLN; encoded by the coding sequence ATGAATAGCAAAGCATTATGGAAAGAACGGTTCAAATATTTCTTAAAAGAAGTTCGTACATATAGTAAGTATGTTTTTAATGATCATTTAAAATTTATTTTCGTATTTATCATTGGAGCAGGGGCCTATTATTATCAGCAATGGTTGCAAACACTGACTCCTTCATTTCCGACCGCGCTAGTTATGGCGGTACTATTAGGACTTGTATTAACAGCAGGATCGATTCAAACGTTATTAAAAGAGGCGGATCTTGTGTATTTGCTTCCAGTTGAAGAAAAATTAAAACCGTACTTTACAAAAGCATTTCTCTTTACATTTATGATTCAGCTATATGTAATCGCAATTGTAGCGGCGGCACTTGCTCCGCTATATTTCCAGCAGATGAAGCAAACAGGAGGGGCTTACATATGGATTGTGGCCGCACTTGTATTAGTTAAAGCATGGAATTTATTTGTAGCATGGGAAAAATCATTTTTAACAGATCAAGGCATGCAGCGCGCGGATTGGTTTATTCGCTTTTTATGTAACGGGTTATTTGTATACTTCCTTGTCGAGCGAACTTCAGTGATTTACATCGGAGTAATCCTCTTTGTAATGGTTGTATACCTTGCTTTCATGTATCAAAAGGTAAAAGGAAAACCGTTAAACTGGGAATACTTAATTGCAGAAGAAGGAAAGAAAATGATGCGCCTGTACCGCATCGCCAACATGTTTGTCGATGTGCCAGCATTAAAAGAGCGAGTATCACGCCGAAAGTGGCTTGATTTTGTGCTTTCCATGATTGGGGAAAAACGTACCTATTTATATTTGTATACACGTACATTTTTAAGATCTGGCAACTACTTTGGTCTATACGTTCGCTTACTTGCGATTGGCGGTGTCATTCTTTACTTTATACCGTTTTTATATGGACGCTTTATTGTGAGTATCGTATTTTTATACTTAATTGGATATCAACTATTAAGCCTTTGGAAACACCATCGCTTAAAACTTTGGCTTGATTTATATCCAGTGACCGTAGAAGAAAAGAAAAAGGATTTTCTGAAACTGCTCAGTGCAATTTTATGTATTGGAAGTAGTGTATTTACAATTATATTTGCAGTCGCAACAAAAGATATTATTATGACTTGTATTTTACTTGCCGCTAGCATCGTATTTAGTATCGCTTTCGTATATCAATACGGTGCAAAGCGCATCGAGCGTTTAAACTGA
- a CDS encoding EcsC family protein, whose product MTEYEKKVIKELQQWKHTIIKNSSMVTRFSKKVQTKVQQLIPEKVQNVLTETIKKMVQGISAGSHFIKPKLKETDWSLQRRDEEVLKKMDEYKKIAAAEGAGTGAGGILLGLADFPLLLSIKIKFLFDAATMYGFDTSKEEERLFILHVFQLAFSSDDHRKEIWKAIETWDTEKENHMDWEKFQQEYRDYIDLAKMLQLMPIIGAPVGAYANYQLLQRLGEVTMNCYRLRLLQRKGISI is encoded by the coding sequence ATGACTGAATATGAAAAGAAGGTCATAAAAGAATTACAGCAGTGGAAACATACAATCATAAAAAATTCTTCTATGGTGACCAGGTTTTCGAAAAAGGTACAAACAAAAGTACAACAGCTAATCCCAGAAAAAGTACAAAATGTACTAACAGAAACGATAAAAAAGATGGTGCAAGGTATTAGTGCTGGATCTCATTTTATAAAACCGAAGTTAAAAGAAACAGACTGGTCTTTGCAACGAAGAGATGAAGAAGTGTTAAAGAAAATGGACGAGTACAAAAAGATTGCCGCAGCAGAAGGCGCCGGAACAGGAGCTGGTGGTATTCTATTAGGACTTGCCGATTTTCCGCTCTTACTCAGCATTAAAATTAAATTTTTATTCGATGCAGCGACTATGTATGGATTCGATACGAGTAAAGAAGAAGAGCGACTTTTTATTCTGCACGTGTTTCAATTAGCATTTTCAAGTGATGATCATCGCAAGGAAATATGGAAAGCAATCGAAACGTGGGACACAGAGAAAGAAAATCATATGGACTGGGAGAAATTTCAGCAAGAGTACCGCGATTATATTGATTTAGCGAAGATGCTACAGCTTATGCCGATTATTGGTGCCCCGGTCGGTGCATATGCAAACTATCAATTGTTGCAACGACTTGGCGAGGTGACGATGAATTGTTATCGTTTGCGGTTGCTTCAGCGGAAGGGAATATCGATTTGA
- a CDS encoding alpha/beta fold hydrolase, protein MRQLCKVLKRLFVICIAVILLVSVSVFLYHNYQLSKESALIKNKGTFANLNSKKMNVYSEGSGEDTYVFMSGSGIAAPVYELKGLYSKFSKENKIAVIERAGYGYSDVFHDDRDIDTILEQSRKALIQSGNKPPYILVPHSISGIEAIYWAQKYPNEVKGIIAVDIGLPKQYVTHKRGLVDSLKIRGIHILTKIGVHRLIPAVTYNPEVIRQSFLTEHEKEMYKALSYKQLFNDDMEQELLQSYNNGKKSVNLPLPKETPILFLDAIAEQNKNSKYTKQKNKDYEEFAKQLLIAEVVKIKGTHSIYLYEPDEIYKLATDFINRKVEKH, encoded by the coding sequence ATGAGACAATTATGTAAAGTGTTAAAGCGCCTATTTGTTATATGTATTGCGGTGATCTTACTTGTATCAGTATCTGTTTTTCTATACCATAACTATCAATTAAGCAAGGAATCAGCATTAATAAAAAATAAGGGGACATTTGCTAATTTAAACTCTAAAAAAATGAATGTATATAGTGAAGGAAGTGGTGAGGATACATATGTATTTATGTCTGGATCTGGGATAGCTGCTCCTGTTTATGAATTGAAAGGACTATATAGTAAGTTTTCAAAAGAAAACAAAATTGCTGTTATTGAAAGAGCTGGTTATGGATACAGTGATGTTTTTCACGATGATAGAGATATTGATACCATATTAGAACAAAGTAGAAAAGCGCTCATACAAAGTGGAAATAAACCTCCGTATATATTAGTGCCACACTCTATCTCGGGTATTGAAGCAATTTACTGGGCACAAAAATACCCAAATGAGGTAAAAGGGATTATTGCTGTAGACATTGGTTTACCTAAGCAGTACGTAACTCATAAAAGGGGACTAGTGGATTCATTAAAAATAAGAGGAATACATATTTTAACGAAAATAGGTGTACACCGTCTTATTCCTGCTGTTACTTATAATCCCGAAGTGATTCGACAATCTTTTTTAACTGAACATGAAAAAGAAATGTATAAAGCGCTATCATATAAACAGCTTTTTAATGATGATATGGAGCAAGAGCTTTTACAGAGCTACAATAATGGTAAAAAATCAGTTAACTTACCGTTACCAAAAGAAACACCTATATTATTTTTAGATGCGATCGCTGAACAAAATAAAAATTCGAAATATACAAAACAAAAAAACAAGGATTATGAGGAGTTTGCAAAGCAACTATTGATAGCAGAGGTAGTAAAAATAAAGGGTACGCACAGTATTTATTTATACGAGCCTGATGAGATATATAAGCTTGCTACGGATTTTATCAATAGAAAAGTAGAAAAACATTAA
- a CDS encoding response regulator transcription factor, protein MKGYKILIVEDDLMIGDLLQKILQREGYYVCWKKEGKEVIDIIHGIDLVIMDIMLPGEDGYQITKKIKNLGLNIPIIFLSARSDMDSKLQGLTLGEDYMIKPFDPRELLLRMQKMLDNRYGTFTQIKHVYIDAEHKKVFNDNLHHEVVFTAIERKIFFYLYENRDRILTKEHFFDYLWQLEDRNQNIVNVHIKKVRAKINDNTGEIIQNIYGEGYRLNTYIKK, encoded by the coding sequence ATGAAAGGATATAAAATTTTAATTGTTGAAGATGATTTGATGATTGGAGATTTATTACAAAAAATTTTGCAACGTGAAGGGTATTATGTATGTTGGAAGAAAGAAGGAAAAGAAGTTATTGATATCATCCACGGGATAGATTTAGTCATAATGGATATTATGTTGCCAGGTGAAGATGGCTATCAAATTACAAAGAAAATAAAGAATCTAGGATTAAATATTCCAATTATTTTTTTATCCGCCCGAAGCGATATGGACAGCAAACTCCAAGGTTTGACACTTGGAGAGGATTATATGATAAAGCCTTTTGATCCTAGAGAGCTATTATTAAGAATGCAGAAAATGCTAGATAATCGCTATGGTACTTTTACACAAATAAAACATGTATATATTGATGCTGAGCATAAAAAAGTTTTCAATGATAACTTGCATCATGAAGTGGTTTTTACTGCGATCGAGCGTAAAATCTTTTTCTATTTATATGAAAATAGGGATCGTATTTTAACAAAGGAACATTTCTTTGATTATTTATGGCAACTCGAAGATCGAAATCAAAATATCGTGAATGTGCACATAAAAAAAGTAAGAGCAAAGATTAATGATAACACAGGTGAAATTATTCAAAATATATATGGAGAAGGGTATAGATTAAATACCTATATAAAGAAATGA
- a CDS encoding DUF4870 domain-containing protein, whose product MKGNNILSSLSYFSIFFAPILLPIIIYLVAEKEVKYHAKKALWTHLIPFVTVIIGLAISGVVQLSTLSESALGIVLLGTFAIAFILNIYYFIWNIVKGIKVLKEA is encoded by the coding sequence ATGAAAGGAAATAATATCTTATCTTCTTTAAGTTACTTTAGTATCTTTTTTGCACCAATTCTATTACCAATCATTATTTACCTTGTAGCAGAAAAAGAAGTAAAATATCATGCGAAAAAAGCATTATGGACACATCTAATTCCCTTTGTAACAGTGATCATTGGTCTTGCTATATCTGGAGTAGTTCAACTTAGTACATTAAGTGAAAGCGCACTTGGAATCGTATTACTCGGAACTTTTGCTATTGCTTTTATCTTAAATATTTACTATTTCATTTGGAATATAGTAAAAGGTATTAAGGTGTTAAAAGAAGCTTAA
- a CDS encoding PH domain-containing protein, producing the protein MQPLENEIHPDMVKVWKTRVLIELGISVLVILAYLFFMIKFNWWAWLFYVLIGLTVVYTPLDYFVFPKIRQRYYSYRLNDEELEIQHGMFTVERVLVPMIRVQHVTIEQGPIMRKHNLAELQISTAATSHSIPGLKMREAEQLKRQIGELAKVSDEDV; encoded by the coding sequence ATGCAGCCATTAGAAAATGAAATTCATCCTGATATGGTCAAAGTTTGGAAGACTCGTGTTTTAATTGAGCTGGGCATAAGTGTGTTAGTGATTCTTGCTTATCTCTTTTTCATGATTAAGTTTAATTGGTGGGCTTGGCTGTTTTATGTACTAATTGGATTAACGGTTGTGTATACACCGCTTGATTACTTTGTCTTTCCGAAAATACGCCAGCGTTACTATAGCTATCGGTTAAATGATGAAGAATTAGAAATTCAGCATGGAATGTTTACGGTTGAACGTGTATTAGTTCCGATGATACGTGTGCAACACGTTACCATTGAGCAAGGTCCAATTATGAGAAAACATAATCTAGCAGAATTGCAAATTTCTACTGCCGCTACATCTCATAGTATTCCAGGTTTAAAAATGAGAGAAGCAGAACAGTTGAAGCGTCAAATTGGAGAACTTGCGAAGGTGAGTGATGAGGATGTATAA
- a CDS encoding PH domain-containing protein: MYKRQHPITMLLELKITDFIPFIIFLFSLKGKFPFWYLVPIGFLVISVISAIVEWYYKVYWIENNVLHIKQGLFVKKESYLNKERVQTINTSSSMLYQILGLTKIKIETAGGGSEPEVSLAGITADEAKTLITMLNEQAEEPQEMQESSSNTSLEEENKTEYKLTWKEILLASVTSGQFGLLFSLFFFVYSQVDEYIPKWVEKRVETYVMDHDVYGWIYMGAILLVVSWIVSTFGYALKHANFTVHRKNDEVRISQGLLERKELVLKLHRIQGITIKEGIFRQPFGYCSVHVEVIQNNEKGEENVTLHPIMRKDRVAELLAHLQLPYELNQNVTALPKTALRRYLLESFLFLCILAVPITGASIYFEKYFMIWTLLPLFVLILSLGYATFRTGGYRVEGEQLTMVYRNIAKYTGLVRRRHVQSIEKTQSYFQRGAQLCSQTFSSASTNYKLEHTSLEDAERMQDWYKNK; the protein is encoded by the coding sequence ATGTATAAGAGGCAGCATCCAATCACGATGTTATTGGAATTAAAAATAACAGACTTTATACCATTCATTATTTTTCTGTTTAGTTTAAAAGGGAAATTTCCATTTTGGTATTTAGTACCGATAGGTTTCTTAGTGATTTCAGTTATTTCTGCTATTGTTGAGTGGTACTATAAAGTATATTGGATAGAAAATAATGTACTGCACATTAAACAAGGACTATTTGTGAAAAAAGAAAGTTACTTGAATAAAGAACGTGTCCAGACGATTAATACAAGTTCAAGTATGTTATATCAAATATTAGGTTTAACAAAGATCAAGATTGAAACAGCTGGCGGTGGTAGTGAACCAGAGGTTAGCTTAGCTGGTATTACAGCTGATGAGGCGAAAACATTGATTACAATGTTAAATGAACAGGCCGAGGAACCCCAGGAAATGCAAGAGAGTTCTTCAAATACTAGTTTGGAAGAAGAGAATAAGACGGAATATAAGTTGACTTGGAAAGAAATCTTATTAGCATCCGTTACATCTGGGCAATTTGGTTTGTTATTTTCCTTATTCTTCTTTGTGTATTCTCAAGTAGATGAGTATATTCCAAAATGGGTTGAAAAAAGGGTAGAAACATATGTAATGGATCATGATGTATATGGTTGGATATATATGGGGGCGATTTTGCTTGTTGTTTCTTGGATTGTGTCTACGTTCGGTTACGCCTTAAAGCACGCGAACTTTACCGTGCATCGGAAAAATGATGAAGTTCGCATTTCACAAGGGCTTCTAGAAAGAAAAGAACTTGTGTTAAAGCTGCACCGCATTCAAGGGATCACGATAAAAGAAGGGATATTCCGTCAACCCTTTGGCTACTGCTCTGTTCATGTAGAAGTGATTCAAAACAATGAAAAAGGTGAGGAGAATGTTACGCTTCATCCCATCATGCGAAAAGATCGCGTCGCAGAATTGCTTGCTCATTTGCAGTTGCCATATGAACTAAATCAAAATGTTACAGCCTTGCCAAAAACGGCACTGCGTCGCTATTTATTAGAGAGTTTTCTTTTCTTGTGTATATTAGCAGTTCCGATTACAGGGGCAAGTATATATTTTGAAAAATACTTTATGATTTGGACACTGTTACCTCTGTTTGTATTAATTTTGTCACTTGGTTATGCAACGTTCCGTACAGGTGGCTACAGAGTAGAAGGGGAACAGTTAACGATGGTGTATCGTAATATTGCTAAATATACAGGATTAGTACGAAGAAGACATGTACAGTCAATCGAGAAAACGCAGTCTTACTTTCAGCGGGGAGCTCAGTTATGTTCGCAGACTTTCTCTAGTGCATCCACAAATTATAAATTAGAGCATACGAGTTTGGAAGATGCAGAGCGTATGCAGGATTGGTATAAGAATAAGTAG
- a CDS encoding transglutaminase domain-containing protein — MKQNIKVLAMAVGLTVMGSTVATYTSADTGWKQTGSVWNYYNVNGVKQTGWQSINGAWYYFNGSGSMQTNWQSINGAWYYFNGSGAMQTGWQSINGAWYYFNGSGAMQTGWQSINGAWYYFNGSGAMQTGWQSINGAWYYFNGSGAMQTGWQSINGAWYYFNGSGSMQTGWQSINGAWYYFNGSGSMQTNWQSINGAWYYFNGSGAMQTGWIQDNGKKYYFESNGVWNPNAANANNVSRPDGQLLDAFQNEIKKHINNQEENITMTYKSKNSNINEVMDTLVKEYDKAVESNEYLNYNIANTQYSIRGIPGNYTFTLKITYRESKEQTNYVKTQAKSIINSIVQAGMDEHEKVKAIHDYVVKHVSYDTSFQAYTAYEALANRSAVCQGYALLTYQLLKEAGIENHIVTGTGNGQPHAWNQVKIEGKWYHLDTTFDDPIPDVQGRVTYSYYNLSDEQIAQDHQWDRNKFAPATTTYANELAKKIQSGSSKSWKYQEILKVIKH; from the coding sequence ATGAAACAGAATATAAAAGTTTTAGCTATGGCAGTTGGTCTAACAGTTATGGGATCAACAGTAGCTACTTACACAAGTGCTGATACAGGCTGGAAACAAACTGGATCAGTATGGAATTACTATAATGTAAACGGTGTGAAGCAAACAGGTTGGCAGTCAATAAACGGAGCATGGTATTACTTCAACGGAAGCGGATCAATGCAAACAAATTGGCAGTCAATAAACGGAGCATGGTATTACTTCAATGGAAGTGGAGCGATGCAAACAGGCTGGCAGTCAATAAACGGAGCATGGTATTACTTCAATGGAAGTGGAGCGATGCAAACAGGCTGGCAGTCAATAAACGGAGCATGGTATTACTTCAATGGAAGTGGAGCGATGCAAACAGGCTGGCAGTCGATAAACGGAGCATGGTATTACTTCAACGGAAGCGGAGCGATGCAAACAGGCTGGCAGTCGATAAACGGAGCATGGTATTACTTCAACGGAAGCGGATCAATGCAAACGGGCTGGCAGTCGATAAACGGAGCATGGTATTACTTCAACGGAAGCGGATCAATGCAAACAAATTGGCAGTCGATAAACGGAGCATGGTATTACTTCAATGGAAGTGGAGCGATGCAAACAGGCTGGATCCAAGATAATGGTAAAAAGTATTACTTTGAAAGTAATGGTGTTTGGAATCCAAACGCTGCAAATGCAAATAACGTTTCACGACCTGACGGGCAACTATTAGACGCATTTCAAAATGAAATAAAAAAGCATATTAATAATCAAGAAGAAAATATAACAATGACATACAAATCCAAAAACTCTAATATTAATGAAGTTATGGATACACTTGTTAAAGAATACGACAAGGCAGTCGAATCTAACGAATACTTAAATTATAATATCGCAAATACACAATACTCTATTCGTGGTATTCCAGGAAATTATACGTTTACATTAAAGATTACATACCGTGAATCCAAAGAACAAACGAACTATGTAAAGACACAAGCGAAATCAATTATCAATTCCATTGTTCAAGCTGGTATGGATGAACACGAAAAAGTAAAAGCCATTCATGATTATGTTGTAAAACATGTCTCTTATGATACTTCTTTCCAAGCTTATACAGCGTATGAAGCTTTAGCAAACCGTTCTGCTGTTTGTCAAGGATATGCATTATTAACGTATCAATTGTTAAAAGAGGCTGGAATAGAAAATCATATTGTAACAGGAACTGGGAATGGACAACCACATGCTTGGAATCAAGTGAAAATTGAAGGGAAATGGTACCATCTTGATACAACTTTTGATGATCCAATTCCAGATGTGCAAGGACGAGTAACTTATTCATACTATAATCTGTCTGATGAACAAATCGCTCAAGATCATCAGTGGGATCGTAATAAATTTGCGCCGGCAACAACAACCTATGCTAATGAATTAGCAAAAAAAATCCAGTCGGGTAGCTCAAAATCATGGAAATACCAGGAAATTTTAAAAGTCATTAAACATTAA
- a CDS encoding penicillin-binding protein gives MTNNHDKCVCEQLATLPLGTEVDIFLSGNTIEDVIFVNFNVDNFCATFVDNETEPGTIIVLDCGDILALRIE, from the coding sequence ATGACTAATAATCATGATAAATGCGTATGTGAACAGTTAGCAACTTTACCATTAGGTACAGAAGTAGATATTTTTTTAAGTGGAAATACAATCGAAGACGTTATTTTTGTTAATTTCAATGTAGACAATTTTTGTGCAACTTTTGTAGATAATGAAACAGAACCAGGAACTATAATTGTTTTAGATTGTGGAGATATTTTAGCACTTCGAATTGAATAA